A DNA window from Bacteroides cellulosilyticus contains the following coding sequences:
- a CDS encoding BamA/TamA family outer membrane protein, whose product MKKGFHYALLTAAILTLASCSTTKYVPDGSYLLDEVRIHTDNKNVKPSNLSIYVRQNPNSKWFSLIKTQLYVYNWSGRDSTRWVNRALRRLGDAPVIYSKEETERSREEMTKAVQNMGYMGATVEYIPKIKKKKVKLAYKVNTGEPYIVRSLKYDVQDEKIREYMQKDSASTYLSEGMYFNANILDSERQRITGNLLRNGYYKFNKDYISYTADTVRGTYQVDLTLHLARYRQHSGAELQDHPQYTINKVNFIADYDVLQSSALSSVEINDSIHYKGFPIYYKDKLYLRPKVLTDNLRITPGDLYNEQDVQRTYSNFGRLPVLKYTNVRFFETQVSDSAKLNAYVMLTKNKHQSVSFELEGTNSAGDLGAAASVSFQNRNVFRGSETFLVKLRGAYEAVSGLGYKNDNYTELGVETSINFPRFMFPFISNDFKRRIRATTEFGLQYNYQMRPEFTRIVASGSWSYKWGLQRQRSQHRIDLLDINYLYMPWIEPEFKNNFLNDEKNYLLEYNYKDRLIVRTGYSYIYNSAGQALMNNAVIGNSYSIRFNFESAGNLLYVLSKMSNLKKNDQDEYTILNIPYAQYIKGDLDFAKNIVIDNRNSIAFHIGGGIAIPYGNARMIPFEKRYFSGGANSVRGWSVRSLGPGTFSDEKGNFMNQSGDIKLDASIEYRTRLFWKFRGALFVDAGNIWTIREYQDQPGGKFKFDQFYKQIAVAYGVGLRLDLDFFVLRFDGGMKAINPEKGKDRYPILRPDFGRDFAFHFAVGYPF is encoded by the coding sequence ATGAAGAAAGGCTTCCACTACGCACTACTTACTGCTGCCATACTTACATTAGCTTCCTGCTCGACCACCAAATATGTGCCGGATGGTTCATACTTGCTGGATGAAGTGCGCATACATACTGATAATAAAAATGTGAAGCCTTCTAATTTGTCCATATATGTGCGGCAAAATCCGAACTCCAAATGGTTTAGTCTGATTAAAACCCAGTTGTATGTTTACAACTGGTCGGGACGTGATTCTACCCGTTGGGTGAACCGGGCTTTACGCAGGCTGGGAGATGCCCCTGTTATCTATAGTAAGGAAGAAACTGAACGTTCACGGGAGGAAATGACGAAAGCCGTTCAGAATATGGGGTACATGGGTGCTACCGTAGAGTACATTCCCAAAATCAAGAAGAAAAAGGTAAAACTGGCTTATAAAGTAAACACCGGAGAGCCGTATATTGTCCGTAGCCTGAAATATGATGTTCAGGATGAAAAAATCCGGGAATATATGCAGAAAGATTCTGCATCGACCTATTTATCCGAAGGTATGTACTTCAATGCCAACATACTGGACAGTGAACGTCAACGGATCACGGGCAACCTGCTTCGCAACGGTTATTATAAATTCAACAAAGATTATATTTCTTATACGGCAGATACGGTACGTGGCACTTATCAGGTGGATCTGACCTTGCATCTGGCACGATATAGACAGCATTCCGGTGCTGAATTGCAGGATCATCCACAGTATACGATTAATAAAGTGAATTTCATTGCGGACTATGACGTCCTGCAATCTTCAGCTCTCAGTAGTGTGGAAATCAATGATTCGATACACTATAAAGGATTTCCCATATATTATAAGGATAAATTGTACCTGCGTCCTAAAGTATTGACTGATAATCTGCGGATAACTCCGGGAGATCTTTACAACGAACAGGATGTGCAGCGCACTTACTCCAACTTCGGACGTCTGCCGGTATTGAAATATACCAATGTACGTTTCTTCGAAACACAGGTAAGTGATAGCGCAAAGCTGAATGCCTATGTTATGCTGACGAAGAACAAACATCAGTCTGTATCTTTCGAACTGGAGGGAACGAACTCTGCGGGTGATTTGGGTGCCGCGGCATCTGTATCTTTTCAGAATCGCAATGTATTCAGAGGTTCCGAAACTTTCCTGGTTAAGCTTCGCGGAGCTTACGAAGCTGTTTCCGGTTTAGGGTATAAGAATGACAACTATACGGAACTTGGTGTGGAAACCAGTATAAACTTTCCCCGCTTCATGTTTCCGTTCATATCCAATGACTTCAAGCGGAGGATAAGGGCAACCACGGAATTCGGGCTGCAATATAATTATCAGATGCGTCCCGAGTTTACACGCATCGTTGCATCCGGTTCATGGAGTTATAAATGGGGTTTGCAGCGACAGCGTTCGCAGCATCGTATAGACTTGCTGGACATCAACTATTTGTATATGCCGTGGATAGAACCCGAGTTTAAAAACAATTTCCTGAACGATGAGAAGAACTATCTGCTGGAGTATAACTATAAAGACCGTTTGATTGTCCGTACCGGGTACAGCTATATCTATAACAGCGCAGGACAAGCATTGATGAACAATGCAGTGATTGGTAATTCTTATAGTATACGTTTCAACTTTGAGTCTGCGGGAAATCTCTTGTATGTGCTTTCTAAAATGAGCAATTTAAAGAAAAATGATCAGGATGAATACACTATCTTGAATATTCCGTATGCACAATATATAAAGGGCGACCTGGACTTTGCCAAAAATATCGTCATCGATAACCGTAACTCCATTGCATTTCATATTGGGGGAGGTATTGCCATTCCTTACGGAAACGCACGGATGATTCCTTTCGAGAAACGTTATTTTTCGGGTGGAGCAAACAGTGTACGCGGATGGTCGGTACGTAGTCTCGGTCCCGGTACTTTCTCCGATGAAAAAGGTAACTTCATGAACCAATCGGGTGACATCAAGCTGGATGCCAGTATAGAATACCGCACACGTTTATTCTGGAAGTTCAGAGGTGCTTTGTTTGTAGATGCGGGAAATATTTGGACGATTCGCGAATATCAGGATCAGCCGGGGGGTAAATTCAAGTTCGACCAGTTTTATAAGCAAATAGCCGTAGCTTACGGTGTGGGATTACGTCTGGATCTGGATTTCTTTGTACTTCGCTTTGATGGTGGTATGAAGGCTATTAACCCTGAAAAGGGAAAGGATCGTTATCCCATTCTGCGTCCTGACTTCGGACGTGACTTTGCTTTCCATTTTGCAGTAGGTTACCCATTCTAA
- a CDS encoding TrmH family RNA methyltransferase, whose product MALSKNRIKYIHSLELKKNRKTEKVFLAEGPKLVGDLLGHFPCRFLAATPEWLSQHPKLPVEDVSEVSDEDLSRASLLKTPQQVLAVFEQPEYETDASVISHSLCLALDDVQDPGNLGTIIRLADWFGIEHIFCSPNTVDVYNPKTVQATMGGIARVKLHYTPLPDLIQSLKDIPVYGTFLDGENMYTQKLSSNGLIVMGNEGNGIGKEVEQLINRKLYIPNYPAERETSESLNVAIATAVVCAEFRRQAASL is encoded by the coding sequence ATGGCACTGAGCAAAAACCGCATCAAATATATCCACTCGTTGGAGCTGAAGAAGAATCGTAAAACAGAAAAAGTCTTTCTGGCAGAGGGGCCTAAACTGGTAGGCGATTTGTTAGGACATTTTCCCTGCCGCTTTCTGGCGGCTACGCCCGAATGGTTATCGCAACATCCCAAACTTCCGGTAGAAGATGTTTCGGAAGTGTCCGATGAAGACCTTTCCCGTGCCAGCTTATTGAAAACTCCCCAGCAAGTACTTGCCGTATTCGAGCAGCCGGAATATGAAACGGATGCTTCCGTCATCAGCCATTCGCTTTGTCTGGCGCTGGACGACGTACAAGATCCGGGAAATCTGGGCACTATCATTCGCCTGGCAGACTGGTTTGGAATAGAGCATATCTTCTGTTCCCCGAATACCGTAGATGTATATAATCCAAAGACGGTTCAAGCCACCATGGGAGGCATTGCCCGTGTGAAACTGCACTATACTCCCCTGCCCGACCTCATTCAAAGCCTGAAGGATATACCTGTTTACGGCACTTTCCTCGATGGAGAAAATATGTACACACAGAAATTATCATCCAACGGATTGATTGTGATGGGTAATGAAGGCAACGGAATCGGGAAAGAAGTGGAGCAACTCATTAACCGCAAACTTTATATTCCCAATTATCCCGCAGAGAGGGAAACGTCCGAGTCACTGAATGTGGCAATTGCTACCGCAGTGGTCTGTGCCGAGTTCCGCCGGCAGGCTGCATCGTTGTAA
- a CDS encoding DUF4296 domain-containing protein, producing MKGLRRIQWFSIFLLASCLTACQVKRPKVVLSDAKMENVLYDYHIAKAMGEEVPYTDGYKRVLYIESVFKKHGITQAEFDSSMVWFTRNPEVLTKIYEKVNARLKAERDVVNNLIAIRDNKPKESLPGDSIDVWAWQRIYQLTGMPMDNKITFVLPSDTNFKDRDTLRWNVRFRFHNGAPDSLYAPVMAMQIVYKDSIISDIQKVYKSGMETVSLFADTLGEIREIRGYIYYPAAQATRTLLTDRISLMRYHATDTLSFAKNDSIQEDSVKTEKIEPQELKKEELKPVEEKINDNPRRRDAARPRPSSEPTLKKADKPERLQIRKDKL from the coding sequence ATGAAAGGTCTGCGTCGAATTCAATGGTTTAGCATATTCCTGTTAGCATCTTGTTTGACAGCCTGTCAGGTGAAAAGACCGAAGGTGGTTCTATCGGATGCTAAGATGGAAAATGTGCTTTATGACTACCATATAGCAAAGGCTATGGGGGAAGAAGTCCCTTATACCGATGGCTATAAAAGGGTGTTGTACATTGAATCGGTGTTTAAAAAGCACGGAATTACGCAAGCCGAATTTGATTCCTCAATGGTTTGGTTCACGCGTAATCCGGAAGTACTCACCAAGATCTATGAGAAAGTAAACGCAAGGCTGAAAGCGGAACGGGATGTTGTCAATAATTTAATCGCTATACGTGACAATAAGCCGAAGGAAAGTCTTCCGGGTGATAGTATTGATGTATGGGCATGGCAACGTATCTATCAGCTGACAGGTATGCCGATGGACAACAAGATAACTTTCGTCTTACCCTCAGATACTAACTTTAAAGACCGCGATACTTTGCGATGGAACGTACGTTTCCGCTTCCATAACGGTGCGCCTGATTCCCTATATGCTCCTGTCATGGCTATGCAGATTGTCTATAAGGACAGCATCATCAGCGATATTCAGAAAGTATACAAATCGGGTATGGAAACAGTTTCCCTCTTTGCCGATACGCTGGGAGAAATCCGTGAGATACGTGGATATATCTATTATCCCGCAGCACAAGCTACCCGCACATTACTGACCGACCGCATTTCGCTGATGCGTTATCATGCTACGGATACACTGTCGTTTGCTAAGAATGATTCTATTCAGGAAGATTCTGTTAAGACAGAGAAAATAGAACCTCAGGAACTCAAGAAAGAGGAACTCAAACCTGTGGAAGAGAAGATAAACGACAATCCGCGCAGGCGTGATGCTGCCCGTCCTCGTCCGTCTTCAGAACCCACACTGAAGAAGGCGGACAAGCCGGAACGCCTTCAAATCCGTAAAGATAAGCTCTGA
- a CDS encoding lipoprotein signal peptidase, with protein sequence MNKYLTKGRIALLVIFSVLIADQIIKIYVKTHMYWHQSENAIKWLYEKLGMVDTEPPTWFYIYFTENNGMAFGMEIFGKLFLTLFRIVAVGAIGWYLTRIIKQGLKTGYIVCVSLILTGALGNIIDSVFYGVLFNESTHSQIASFLPEGGGYAPLFYGKVVDMFYFPIIDTNWPQWMPLVGGDHFIFFSPIFNLADAAISCGIIALLLFYSKYLNDSYHAIKKS encoded by the coding sequence ATGAACAAATACCTCACGAAAGGTCGCATTGCGCTGCTCGTTATTTTCTCGGTATTAATTGCTGACCAGATAATCAAGATCTATGTCAAGACTCACATGTATTGGCATCAGAGCGAAAACGCCATAAAATGGCTTTATGAGAAGCTGGGCATGGTAGATACAGAACCGCCTACATGGTTTTATATTTACTTTACCGAGAATAACGGTATGGCGTTCGGTATGGAGATATTCGGTAAGTTATTCCTTACCTTGTTCCGTATTGTTGCCGTAGGAGCGATAGGGTGGTATTTAACGAGAATAATCAAGCAGGGCTTGAAGACAGGCTATATCGTATGCGTATCTCTGATTCTTACGGGAGCGTTGGGTAACATCATCGATAGTGTATTCTACGGTGTGTTGTTCAATGAGAGTACGCATTCGCAGATAGCTTCATTCCTGCCGGAAGGCGGAGGATATGCTCCTTTGTTCTACGGAAAGGTGGTGGATATGTTCTATTTCCCTATCATTGATACGAACTGGCCTCAATGGATGCCGTTGGTAGGTGGGGATCATTTCATATTCTTCAGCCCGATATTTAATCTTGCCGATGCCGCTATCAGTTGTGGTATTATTGCCCTGTTATTATTTTACAGCAAATATTTGAATGACTCTTATCATGCAATAAAGAAATCATGA
- a CDS encoding TraR/DksA family transcriptional regulator produces MAEKTRYSDAELEEFRAIINEKLELAQRDYELLKASLTGADGNDTDDTSPTYKVLEEGANTLSKEETTRLAQRQLKFIQGLQAALVRIENKTYGICRETGKLIPAERLRAVPHATLSIEAKNNGKK; encoded by the coding sequence ATGGCAGAAAAAACAAGATACTCGGATGCTGAATTGGAAGAATTCCGCGCCATTATTAATGAGAAGTTAGAATTGGCACAACGCGATTACGAATTGCTGAAAGCCAGTTTAACCGGAGCCGATGGTAATGATACCGACGATACGTCTCCTACGTACAAAGTTTTGGAAGAAGGTGCCAACACCTTGTCCAAAGAAGAAACGACACGCCTGGCTCAACGTCAGTTGAAGTTTATCCAGGGTTTGCAAGCCGCACTGGTACGCATTGAGAATAAAACGTATGGTATTTGCCGTGAAACAGGTAAGTTGATTCCTGCCGAACGTTTGCGCGCTGTGCCCCATGCTACACTGAGCATTGAGGCCAAAAATAACGGTAAGAAGTAA
- the ileS gene encoding isoleucine--tRNA ligase gives MGKKFAEYSQFDLSKVNAEVLKKWDENQVFAKSMTEREGCPSFVFYEGPPSANGMPGIHHVMARSIKDIFCRYKTMKGFLVKRKAGWDTHGLPVELGVEKAMGITKEDIGKTISVADYNAACRKDVMKFTKEWEDLTHKMGYWVDMTDPYITYDNRYIETLWWLLKQLYTKGYLYKGYTIQPYSPAAGTGLSSHELNQPGCYRDVKDVTCVAQFKMKNPKPEMAEWGTPYFIAWTTTPWTLPSNTALCVGPKIDYVAVQSYNGYTGEKITVVLAKALLYTHFNKKAEDIALEDYKPGDKLIPFKVIGEYKGPELVGMEYEQLIPWVNPGEGAFRVILGDYVTTEDGTGIVHIAPTFGADDAQVAKAAGVPPLQLINKKGELRPMVDLTGKFYKLDELDENFVKERVNVDLYKEYAGRFVKNDYDPNLTDQDESLDVSLCMMMKANNQAFKIEKHVHNYPHCWRTDKPVLYYPLDSWFIRSTACKDRMIELNKTINWKPESTGTGRFGKWLENLNDWNLSRSRYWGTPLPIWRTEDNSEEICIGSVEELYNEIEKSVAAGFMKSNPYKDKGFVPGEYNGENYDKIDLHRPYVDDIILVSKDGKPMKREADLIDVWFDSGAMPYAQIHYPFENKELLDSHQVYPADFIAEGVDQTRGWFFTLHAIASMVFDTISYKAVISNGLVLDKNGNKMSKRLGNGVDPFSTIEKYGSDPLRWYMITNSSPWDNLKFDVDGIEEVRRKFFGTLYNTYSFFSLYANVDGFEYKEADVPMAERPEIDRWILSVLNTLVKEVDTCYSEYEPTKAGRLISDFVNDNLSNWYVRLNRKRFWGGEFTQDKLSAYQTLYTCLETVAKLMSPIAPFYADKLYMDLVTATGRDNVVSVHLAKFPEYNEEMIDRELEARMQMAQDVTSMVLALRRKVNIKVRQPLQCIMIPVVDEEQRAHIEAVKALIMSEVNVKDIKFVDGAAGVLVKKVKCDFKKMGPKFGKQMKAVAAAVAEMSQEAIAELEKNGSYTLQLDGADVVVEAADVEIFSEDIPGWLVANEGKLTVALDVTVTEELRQEGVARELVNRIQNIRKSSGLEITDKIKITLSKNQQTDDAVNEYKDYICNQVLGTSLTLTDEVENGTELNFDDFSLYVSVVKE, from the coding sequence ATGGGTAAGAAGTTTGCCGAATATTCGCAGTTCGACCTCTCAAAGGTAAACGCGGAAGTGTTGAAGAAATGGGACGAGAACCAGGTTTTCGCCAAGAGTATGACAGAACGTGAAGGCTGTCCTTCTTTCGTTTTTTATGAAGGACCGCCCTCTGCCAACGGTATGCCGGGCATTCACCACGTAATGGCTCGCTCCATCAAAGATATTTTCTGCCGTTACAAAACCATGAAAGGTTTCCTGGTGAAACGTAAAGCCGGATGGGACACACACGGACTTCCTGTGGAACTGGGTGTGGAAAAAGCAATGGGCATCACCAAGGAAGATATCGGTAAAACGATCTCCGTAGCCGACTATAACGCTGCCTGCCGCAAAGATGTGATGAAGTTCACCAAAGAATGGGAAGATCTGACTCACAAGATGGGGTATTGGGTAGACATGACCGATCCTTATATCACCTACGACAACCGCTACATCGAAACATTGTGGTGGCTGTTGAAGCAACTCTATACAAAAGGGTATCTTTATAAAGGATACACCATACAGCCGTATTCTCCCGCTGCCGGAACAGGACTGAGCTCACACGAATTGAACCAGCCCGGTTGCTACCGCGACGTGAAGGATGTGACCTGCGTGGCACAGTTTAAGATGAAGAACCCGAAGCCGGAAATGGCAGAGTGGGGAACTCCGTATTTCATTGCATGGACCACCACTCCGTGGACATTACCTTCGAATACTGCGCTTTGCGTAGGCCCGAAGATAGACTATGTAGCCGTACAAAGCTACAACGGATACACCGGAGAGAAAATCACCGTTGTACTTGCCAAAGCTTTGCTCTACACGCATTTCAATAAGAAAGCGGAAGACATTGCTCTGGAAGATTACAAACCGGGAGACAAACTGATACCGTTCAAAGTTATAGGAGAATATAAAGGTCCGGAACTTGTAGGTATGGAATATGAACAACTGATACCTTGGGTGAATCCGGGTGAAGGTGCATTCCGCGTAATCTTAGGTGACTATGTGACTACGGAAGACGGTACAGGTATCGTACATATCGCTCCGACATTCGGTGCGGACGATGCCCAGGTAGCAAAAGCTGCCGGTGTTCCGCCGTTGCAACTCATCAATAAAAAAGGCGAACTCCGCCCGATGGTGGACCTGACCGGTAAGTTCTATAAATTGGACGAACTGGACGAGAACTTCGTGAAAGAGCGCGTAAACGTAGATTTATATAAGGAATATGCAGGCCGTTTCGTGAAGAACGATTACGATCCGAATCTGACAGATCAGGACGAAAGTCTGGACGTAAGTCTCTGCATGATGATGAAAGCCAATAACCAAGCGTTCAAGATAGAGAAGCATGTGCACAATTATCCGCACTGCTGGCGTACGGACAAACCGGTATTGTATTATCCGTTGGATAGCTGGTTCATCCGCTCTACCGCTTGCAAAGACCGCATGATTGAGCTGAATAAGACGATCAACTGGAAACCGGAAAGCACCGGTACGGGACGTTTTGGCAAGTGGCTGGAAAATCTGAATGACTGGAACTTGAGCCGTTCACGTTACTGGGGTACTCCGCTGCCTATCTGGCGCACGGAAGACAACAGCGAGGAAATCTGCATCGGTTCGGTTGAAGAGCTTTATAATGAAATAGAGAAATCCGTAGCTGCCGGATTCATGAAGTCCAATCCTTATAAGGATAAAGGTTTCGTACCCGGAGAGTACAATGGAGAAAATTATGATAAGATAGACTTGCACCGTCCATATGTGGATGACATCATCCTCGTATCCAAAGACGGCAAGCCCATGAAGCGTGAAGCGGACCTGATAGACGTATGGTTCGATTCCGGAGCCATGCCGTATGCACAAATCCACTATCCGTTCGAGAACAAAGAACTGCTGGATAGCCATCAGGTTTACCCTGCCGACTTTATCGCCGAAGGTGTGGATCAGACTCGCGGTTGGTTCTTTACACTCCATGCAATCGCTTCAATGGTATTCGATACCATCTCTTACAAGGCTGTTATCTCTAACGGATTGGTACTTGACAAGAATGGTAACAAGATGTCCAAACGTCTGGGCAATGGCGTAGATCCCTTTTCGACTATCGAGAAATACGGATCCGACCCCTTGCGCTGGTATATGATCACCAACTCTTCTCCGTGGGATAACCTGAAATTCGACGTAGACGGCATCGAGGAAGTTCGTCGTAAATTCTTCGGTACCTTATATAATACATATTCTTTCTTCTCCCTCTACGCCAATGTGGACGGATTTGAATACAAGGAAGCTGACGTGCCGATGGCTGAACGTCCTGAAATCGACCGTTGGATACTCTCTGTACTGAATACACTGGTGAAAGAAGTGGATACTTGCTACAGCGAATACGAGCCGACAAAGGCCGGACGTCTGATATCCGACTTCGTAAACGACAACCTCTCCAACTGGTACGTTCGTCTGAACCGTAAACGTTTCTGGGGTGGTGAATTTACGCAGGATAAGTTATCTGCATACCAGACTCTGTACACTTGTCTGGAAACCGTTGCCAAACTGATGTCGCCCATCGCTCCGTTCTATGCCGACAAGCTCTATATGGACTTGGTTACCGCAACAGGACGCGACAACGTGGTATCCGTACACTTGGCTAAATTCCCCGAATATAACGAGGAAATGATAGACAGAGAACTGGAAGCCCGTATGCAAATGGCACAGGACGTAACTTCTATGGTATTGGCTTTGCGCCGCAAGGTGAACATCAAAGTACGCCAGCCGCTGCAATGTATCATGATACCGGTAGTAGACGAGGAACAACGTGCCCACATCGAAGCAGTAAAAGCTCTTATCATGAGCGAAGTGAACGTGAAGGATATCAAGTTCGTAGACGGTGCCGCCGGTGTGTTGGTGAAGAAAGTGAAATGTGACTTCAAGAAGATGGGACCGAAATTCGGCAAACAGATGAAAGCCGTAGCTGCCGCTGTAGCAGAAATGTCACAGGAAGCTATCGCCGAACTGGAAAAGAACGGTTCTTATACTTTGCAACTGGATGGTGCGGATGTGGTTGTGGAAGCCGCTGACGTAGAAATCTTCAGTGAAGACATTCCGGGATGGCTGGTTGCCAACGAAGGAAAGCTGACTGTTGCCCTGGATGTAACCGTTACAGAAGAACTTCGCCAGGAAGGCGTTGCCCGTGAGCTGGTTAACCGTATTCAGAATATCCGCAAGTCAAGCGGTTTGGAGATAACGGACAAAATAAAGATTACATTATCAAAAAATCAGCAAACAGATGATGCGGTAAACGAATATAAAGACTATATTTGTAACCAGGTTTTAGGAACCTCACTGACGCTGACCGATGAGGTGGAAAACGGCACGGAACTTAACTTTGACGATTTCTCCCTGTACGTAAGCGTTGTAAAAGAATAA
- a CDS encoding NAD(P)H-dependent oxidoreductase: MDKDLKKVVVLLAHPNMENSQANKALFDAIKDIEDVAVFNLYEMPDEDILNMDAWSRIISHANAVVYQFPFYWMSAPSLLKKWQDGIFTYLAKTPAVAGKPLLVVTTTGSEFDAYRSGGRNRFTVDELLRPYQGGAVHAGMVWQTPFVVYGMGTPDAEKNIALAADLYKKRVMALIGKDKSEDSW; the protein is encoded by the coding sequence ATGGACAAAGATCTAAAAAAGGTTGTGGTGCTCCTGGCACACCCCAACATGGAAAACTCACAAGCCAATAAAGCCCTGTTTGATGCCATAAAGGATATAGAAGATGTGGCTGTTTTTAATTTATACGAGATGCCGGATGAGGATATCCTCAATATGGATGCATGGAGCCGGATTATATCTCATGCCAATGCAGTGGTATATCAGTTCCCATTTTATTGGATGTCGGCACCATCTTTATTAAAGAAATGGCAGGACGGGATATTTACCTATTTGGCAAAAACTCCGGCAGTAGCCGGTAAACCTTTGTTGGTTGTTACCACTACCGGTTCTGAATTTGATGCGTACCGAAGTGGAGGAAGAAATCGCTTCACGGTGGATGAACTTTTGCGTCCTTATCAGGGTGGTGCTGTGCATGCAGGGATGGTATGGCAGACTCCTTTCGTGGTGTATGGTATGGGAACACCCGATGCGGAAAAGAATATTGCCCTGGCAGCGGATCTTTATAAAAAGCGGGTGATGGCACTTATCGGGAAAGATAAATCGGAAGATAGCTGGTAA
- a CDS encoding SIMPL domain-containing protein, which produces MKTRFLLFAVFLLVCSTAFSQDSDNAKYIEVTGTSEITLVPDEIHYLIEIKEYWEEEFDGKSKPENYRTKVPLIGIERNLRAALRKIGIPEDAIRTQEVGDYWRERGFEFLVSKRFDITLTDFSQIDEILKVIDTKGISYMRIGELKSKDMQVYRQQGKIEALKAAQKKAGYLVEALGKRLGDVIRIVEPQESAGYPRYFAAQSNVSSSQSEAYDAFRTIKLNYSMLVRFEIK; this is translated from the coding sequence ATGAAAACTAGATTTTTATTATTTGCCGTATTTCTATTGGTGTGCAGCACTGCATTCAGTCAGGACAGTGATAATGCGAAGTATATTGAAGTAACCGGAACTTCGGAAATAACCCTTGTACCCGACGAGATTCATTATCTTATCGAGATTAAAGAATATTGGGAAGAGGAATTTGACGGAAAGTCCAAACCGGAGAATTATCGGACTAAAGTGCCATTGATCGGAATAGAGAGAAATTTAAGAGCTGCCTTGCGAAAGATTGGGATTCCGGAAGACGCCATCCGTACACAAGAGGTAGGTGATTATTGGCGTGAACGCGGATTTGAATTCCTGGTATCTAAACGGTTTGATATTACGTTGACCGATTTTAGTCAGATTGATGAGATTCTAAAGGTTATTGATACGAAAGGAATCAGTTACATGCGCATCGGAGAACTGAAGAGTAAAGATATGCAGGTTTATCGGCAACAAGGTAAGATAGAGGCACTGAAAGCAGCACAAAAGAAAGCAGGATATTTGGTGGAAGCATTAGGCAAACGCTTGGGAGATGTCATCCGCATTGTCGAACCGCAGGAAAGTGCAGGTTATCCCCGGTATTTTGCAGCTCAGAGCAATGTGAGTTCATCACAGTCAGAAGCTTACGATGCTTTCCGTACGATAAAACTGAATTATTCGATGCTGGTGAGATTCGAGATAAAGTAG
- a CDS encoding type II toxin-antitoxin system RelE/ParE family toxin codes for MAELKVIWTKRALAVFQKTAYWYAANLGIQFAVTFAKNVDEAMHKILLMPTVGQLEKRGKDKEYRSILSHPLCRIYYWYNNTEIHIVRLRFNKMNK; via the coding sequence ATGGCTGAACTTAAAGTAATCTGGACAAAGCGGGCACTTGCCGTATTTCAAAAGACTGCATATTGGTATGCTGCAAATCTGGGAATACAATTCGCTGTCACCTTTGCAAAGAATGTAGATGAAGCGATGCACAAGATTTTATTAATGCCCACTGTTGGCCAGCTCGAAAAACGTGGAAAAGACAAGGAATATAGGTCTATTCTATCTCATCCTCTATGTAGAATTTATTATTGGTACAATAATACGGAAATACATATTGTCAGGCTACGTTTTAATAAAATGAATAAATAA